From Oscillatoria sp. FACHB-1406, the proteins below share one genomic window:
- a CDS encoding glycosyltransferase family 2 protein, with the protein MNANESLNYSLIVPIYNEEKTIPELYRRLSAVMDSLDGTVELILINDGSSDRSLEMMRELHQQDARVCYLSFARNFGHQTAVTAGLNYSRGTAIIVLDADLQDPPELIPQLLEQWRQGYYVVYARRTKRRKEGWFKRFTAYTFYRLLRYLADVDIPADTGDFCLMDRKVVELLNRMPERDRYIRGLRAWVGFPQTAIQYEREPRFAGEVKYTFRKSFALAINSLVSFSKVPLRLATYLGLFSAFLALIMAFLVLYWRFYQPNSPLTGMAAIIVSIFFLGSVQLICIGILGEYIGRIYEEVKGRPLYTLAEVVGFER; encoded by the coding sequence ATGAACGCAAACGAATCTCTGAATTACTCTTTGATTGTTCCCATCTACAACGAAGAGAAAACGATCCCCGAATTGTATCGACGTTTGAGCGCCGTTATGGATAGCTTAGACGGAACTGTCGAACTAATTTTAATTAACGACGGCAGCAGCGATCGCTCCCTGGAAATGATGCGAGAATTGCACCAACAAGATGCGCGGGTTTGCTATCTAAGTTTTGCGCGCAACTTCGGGCATCAAACGGCAGTGACGGCTGGATTGAATTACTCGCGAGGCACAGCAATTATCGTCCTCGATGCCGACTTACAAGATCCGCCAGAACTTATTCCTCAACTACTCGAACAGTGGCGACAAGGTTATTACGTCGTCTACGCCCGTCGCACGAAACGCCGCAAGGAAGGATGGTTTAAGCGTTTTACTGCTTACACCTTCTATCGCCTGTTGCGCTACCTCGCCGATGTCGATATTCCCGCCGATACGGGGGATTTTTGTTTGATGGATCGGAAAGTCGTCGAGCTTTTAAATCGTATGCCAGAACGCGATCGCTATATCCGAGGATTGCGCGCTTGGGTGGGTTTCCCCCAAACCGCCATTCAATACGAGCGAGAACCGCGCTTTGCTGGAGAAGTTAAATATACCTTCCGCAAATCCTTCGCCCTCGCGATTAACAGCCTCGTTTCCTTTTCTAAAGTACCCCTGCGACTTGCAACTTATTTAGGGCTTTTTTCCGCGTTTTTAGCCCTTATTATGGCGTTTCTAGTTCTGTATTGGCGTTTTTACCAACCTAACTCGCCTTTAACGGGAATGGCCGCGATTATCGTCTCAATCTTTTTTCTCGGTTCGGTTCAACTCATTTGTATCGGTATTTTGGGCGAATATATCGGCAGAATTTATGAAGAAGTTAAAGGTAGGCCGCTTTATACCCTCGCTGAAGTAGTAGGATTTGAACGGTAA
- the galE gene encoding UDP-glucose 4-epimerase GalE, with product MVQPTILVTGGAGYIGSHAVLALQNAGYNVVILDNLVYGHRDIAETALKAELIEGDTNDRALLDKLFSSRKIDAVMHFAAYAYVGESVEAPDKYYRNNVVGTLTLIEAMQAAGINKFVFSSTCATYGVPETVPIPEDHPQNPINPYGMSKLMVEKILGDFDRAYNFRSTIFRYFNAAGADPSGLLGEDHDPETHLIPLTLYAALGKRKSITIFGTDYPTPDGTCIRDYIHVSDLASAHVLGLEYLFKGGETTVFNLGNGNGFSVKETIETAREVTGKEIVAEERDRRPGDPPMLVGSGEKARSILGWNPQYTELRDIIAHAWQWHLKRNG from the coding sequence ATGGTTCAACCTACAATTTTAGTGACGGGCGGTGCGGGTTATATCGGTTCTCATGCCGTTCTCGCTTTACAAAATGCCGGTTATAACGTCGTCATCCTCGATAATTTGGTTTACGGGCATCGAGATATTGCTGAAACAGCGTTAAAAGCTGAGTTAATTGAAGGAGATACAAACGATCGCGCCCTGCTCGATAAACTCTTTTCTAGCCGCAAGATCGATGCGGTGATGCACTTCGCCGCCTATGCTTATGTGGGCGAATCGGTGGAAGCGCCGGATAAGTATTACCGAAACAATGTCGTCGGGACGCTGACGCTGATTGAAGCGATGCAAGCTGCCGGGATTAATAAGTTTGTATTCTCCTCGACCTGCGCGACGTATGGCGTACCGGAAACCGTTCCGATTCCTGAAGATCATCCTCAAAATCCGATCAATCCTTACGGGATGTCGAAGTTAATGGTGGAAAAAATTCTAGGCGATTTCGATCGCGCCTACAATTTCAGATCGACGATCTTCCGTTACTTTAACGCCGCTGGAGCCGATCCTTCGGGGCTTTTGGGCGAAGATCACGACCCAGAAACGCATTTAATTCCCCTCACGTTATATGCTGCATTAGGAAAACGGAAATCGATTACCATCTTTGGCACCGATTACCCCACGCCGGACGGGACTTGCATTCGCGATTATATCCACGTTTCCGACCTTGCTTCCGCCCATGTTCTCGGTTTGGAATACCTATTTAAGGGTGGTGAAACGACGGTATTTAACCTCGGGAACGGCAATGGATTTTCGGTGAAGGAAACGATCGAAACGGCGCGAGAGGTAACGGGTAAAGAGATTGTCGCCGAAGAACGCGATCGCCGTCCGGGAGATCCGCCAATGTTGGTGGGAAGCGGGGAGAAAGCGCGATCGATTTTGGGCTGGAATCCGCAATATACCGAACTGCGAGATATTATCGCCCATGCTTGGCAATGGCATCTGAAACGTAATGGATAA